A portion of the Musa acuminata AAA Group cultivar baxijiao chromosome BXJ1-1, Cavendish_Baxijiao_AAA, whole genome shotgun sequence genome contains these proteins:
- the LOC135673427 gene encoding small ribosomal subunit protein uS9-like, with translation MAAATVESVQCFGRKKTAVAVAHCKRGRGLIKVNGVPIELVKPEILRLKAFEPVLLLGRQRFMGVDLRIRVRGGGKTSQIYAIRQSIAKAIVAFNQKYVDEQSKKEIKDILVRYDRTLLVADPRRCEPKKFGGRGARARFQKSYR, from the coding sequence ATGGCTGCGGCGACGGTGGAATCGGTGCAGTGCTTCGGGCGGAAGAAGACGGCGGTAGCGGTGGCGCACTGCAAGCGCGGGCGCGGGCTGATCAAGGTGAATGGGGTGCCTATCGAGCTGGTGAAGCCGGAGATCCTCCGCCTCAAGGCCTTCGAGCCCGTCCTCCTTCTCGGGCGGCAGCGCTTCATGGGTGTCGACCTCCGCATCCGCGTGCGCGGTGGTGGCAAGACCTCCCAGATATACGCCATCCGCCAGAGCATCGCCAAGGCTATCGTAGCTTTCAATCAGAAGTACGTTGATGAGCAGTCCAAGAAGGAGATCAAAGACATCCTTGTCCGCTATGACCGTACACTCCTCGTTGCCGATCCCCGCCGCTGCGAGCCCAAGAAGTTCGGTGGCCGGGGCGCTCGTGCCCGCTTCCAGAAGTCTTACCGTTAG
- the LOC135673446 gene encoding probable serine/threonine-protein kinase PBL3, whose product MGNCFNCPSRVENSAHRASYPSNIGTSRRSVSSNLSAPSYKEKTGGALPASRTEGEILSNSNLKAFTFNDLRNATRNFRPDSLIGEGGFGYVYKGWINEQNFAPSKPGSGMVVAVKKLKPEGFQGHKEWLTEVNYLGQLHHPNLVKLIGYCSEGDNRLLVYEFMPKGSLENHLFRRGAEPLPWATRIKVAIGAARGLSFLNDESQIIYRDVKASNILLDTDFNAKLSDFGLAKDGPTGDKTHVSTQVMGTHGYAAPEYIATGRLSAKADVYSFGVVLLELLTGRRALEKTKAGTEQSLVDWAKPSLGDKRKLYRIMDPRLEGKYLKKGAHELGILALQCIGKDAKRRPRMSEVLASLEKLQDSKFGALPPQATRPKTSSTTPRSPMRNPPRSPLRPTPIGSPLPSYRRSPYVY is encoded by the exons ATGGGCAATTGCTTCAACTGTCCATCGAGGGTCGAGAACTCCGCACATCGCGCTTCCT ATCCTTCAAACATTGGTACCAGCAGAAGAAGTGTGTCGTCAAATCTTTCTGCACCTTCCTACAAGGAAAAGACTGGTGGTGCTCTTCCTGCTTCAAGAACTGAGGGGGAGATCTTGTCTAACTCAAATTTGAAGGCCTTCACCTTTAATGATCTAAGAAATGCCACCAGAAACTTCCGCCCCGACAGTCTTATTGGGGAAGGAGGATTTGGCTATGTCTACAAAGGTTGGATCAATGAACAAAACTTTGCTCCTTCCAAGCCGGGATCAGGCATGGTGGTTGCTGTCAAGAAACTAAAACCTGAAGGATTCCAAGGCCACAAGGAATGGCTG ACAGAGGTTAACTATCTGGGTCAGCTTCATCATCCAAACTTAGTTAAGCTGATCGGCTACTGTTCTGAGGGTGACAATCGACTTCTGGTCTATGAATTCATGCCTAAAGGCAGCTTGGAAAACCATCTCTTCAGAA GAGGTGCTGAGCCACTACCCTGGGCAACTAGGATCAAAGTTGCAATTGGAGCTGCAAGGGGGCTCTCATTCTTGAATGATGAGTCCCAAATCATATATCGAGATGTCAAGGCTTCTAACATTCTTCTTGACACG GATTTTAATGCAAAGCTGTCAGACTTTGGATTGGCAAAAGATGGTCCTACTGGTGATAAAACTCATGTCTCAACTCAAGTGATGGGAACTCATGGATATGCTGCTCCAGAATACATTGCAACAG GGCGGCTCTCTGCAAAAGCTGATGTCTACAGCTTTGGGGTTGTGTTACTGGAGCTGCTCACCGGGCGTAGAGCCCTTGAGAAGACAAAAGCTGGCACAGAGCAGAGCCTTGTGGACTGGGCAAAGCCTAGCTTGGGTGATAAGCGTAAGTTATACCGGATCATGGACCCAAGGCTGGAGGGGAAGTATCTGAAGAAAGGAGCTCATGAACTTGGCATCCTCGCTCTCCAGTGCATCGGCAAGGATGCTAAACGTCGGCCTCGGATGTCCGAGGTCTTGGCCTCCCTGGAGAAACTGCAAGACTCAAAATTTGGTGCCTTGCCACCCCAAGCTACTCGTCCGAAGACATCAAGTACGACACCGAGGTCACCTATGAGGAATCCCCCTCGCTCACCGCTGCGCCCAACACCGATCGGATCTCCTCTTCCGTCCTACCGGCGATCACCGTATGTATATTGA
- the LOC135680630 gene encoding pentatricopeptide repeat-containing protein At4g39530-like, with protein sequence MSSKSVAYDLLPRVQNLVRLLQSCISDRTHRRRLPPIHAQSVVAGIESDLFLNNLLLNGYSKAGRLGEARQLFDRMPRTNLISWSTMISMCAQHGREEEAIALFSRFRRSAFGCPNEFIVASVLRACVQLRADSFACQVQDLVVKTGFCSDVFVGTALINFYAKIGCMDEAMLIFDELPVRNSVTWTAVITGYSQVGKSWISLELFDEMRESGVQPDRFVLSSVISACSAEDFLEGGRQIHGHLYRGGTDMDISINNVLIDLYCKCDRVRTARGLFDRMCVRNLVSWTTMIAGYMQNSLDSEAIDLFSEMTQLGWQADRFACTSVLSSCGSLMALLQGKQVHGYAIKANLDADEYVKNGLLDMYAKCNSLDCARVVFDVIFEHNVISFNAMIEGYARHEKLVEAVSLFNRMRSGTLNPTLLTFVSLLGVSASSSAVDLSKQFHSLMIKFGAALDLFAGSALVDVYSKCSFVDDARAIFDEMENKDLVVWNAMIYGYTLNGQGEEALKLFHQLQVSGLTPTEFTFVALVTVASNLASLFHGLQFHNLIIKAGVDLDPHVSNALVDMYAKCGCIIEAWRLFDSTRGRDVVFWNSMISRYAQHGQAEEALKIFQLMHDEEIEPNYVTFVGVLSACSHAGLVEEGLHHFYSMRDKYGVVPGIEHYASVVSLLGRSGKVHEAKEFIEQMPIAPAAIIWRSLLSACQVSGDVELGKYAAEMAISANPKDSGPYVLLSNIFASKGMWVDAEKVRKGMDCSLASKEPGYSWIEVMKEVHVFIARGREHRQADLIYFMLDGLTKLIKDFGYVPDITLLSTNDGND encoded by the coding sequence ATGAGCTCTAAATCGGTAGCGTACGACCTGCTTCCGAGAGTCCAAAACCTCGTGCGTCTTTTGCAGTCATGCATCTCCGATCGAAcccaccgccgccgcctccccCCCATCCACGCCCAATCCGTCGTCGCTGGCATCGAATCCGACCTCTTCTTGAACAACCTTCTCCTCAATGGCTACTCCAAGGCGGGCCGCCTCGGGGAAGCCCGGCAGCTGTTCGACAGAATGCCCCGGACTAACCTAATCTCTTGGTCCACGATGATCTCCATGTGTGCGCAGCATGGACGAGAGGAGGAAGCCATTGCCCTCTTTTCGCGCTTCCGGAGGTCCGCCTTCGGGTGCCCTAATGAGTTCATCGTCGCCAGCGTCCTTCGTGCCTGCGTCCAGTTGCGTGCGGACAGTTTTGCCTGCCAAGTTCAGGATCTTGTCGTAAAGACTGGTTTCTGTTCGGACGTCTTTGTGGGTACTGCATTGATCAACTTCTATGCGAAAATTGGATGCATGGATGAGGCGATGTTAATATTCGATGAGCTGCCGGTGAGGAACTCGGTCACCTGGACCGCAGTCATCACAGGGTATTCTCAAGTAGGGAAAAGCTGGATATCGTTGGAGCTATTCGATGAAATGAGGGAGTCGGGAGTTCAGCCCGACAGGTTTGTTCTTTCGAGTGTCATTAGTGCTTGTTCGGCTGAAGATTTTCTTGAAGGCGGAAGGCAAATCCATGGTCATCTGTACAGGGGCGGAACCGATATGGATATTTCGATCAACAATGTTCTCATTGACCTGTATTGCAAGTGCGACAGAGTACGAACTGCACGAGGGCTGTTTGATCGGATGTGCGTCAGAAACCTTGTCTCATGGACCACAATGATTGCTGGGTACATGCAAAATTCATTAGATTCTGAAGCGATTGATTTGTTCTCAGAAATGACCCAATTAGGATGGCAGGCAGATAGATTTGCTTGCACAAGTGTTCTCAGTTCTTGTGGGTCCTTGATGGCCTTACTGCAAGGGAAGCAAGTGCATGGATATGCTATCAAGGCGAATTTGGATGCCGATGagtatgttaagaatgggcttctTGATATGTATGCCAAATGCAATTCTTTGGATTGTGCGAGAGTCGTCTTTGATGTCATATTTGAACATAATGTGATCTCTTTTAATGCCATGATCGAAGGATATGCCAGGCATGAGAAGCTGGTTGAGGCGGTTAGTCTGTTCAACAGGATGAGATCCGGAACATTGAATCCAACCCTTCTGACATTTGTGAGCCTACTTGGCGTATCTGCATCATCGTCAGCTGTGGATTTGAGCAAACAGTTTCATAGCCTTATGATCAAATTTGGAGCAGCATTGGACTTATTCGCAGGTAGCGCTCTGGTTGATGTTTACTCTAAGTGCTCGTTTGTTGATGATGCGAGAGCCATTTTTGATGAGATGGAAAACAAGGATCTCGTGGTGTGGAATGCGATGATTTATGGGTACACTCTGAATGGGCAAGGGGAAGAGGCCCTCAAGCTCTTCCATCAACTCCAAGTTTCCGGTTTGACACCTACGGAATTCACTTTTGTTGCACTGGTCACTGTAGCTAGTAATCTTGCAAGCCTATTCCATGGGTTACAGTTTCATAACTTGATCATTAAGGCAGGAGTAGATTTGGATCCCCATGTCTCGAATGCGCTTGTTGACATGTATGCAAAATGTGGTTGCATCATTGAGGCATGGAGATTATTTGATTCAACGCGTGGAAGAGATGTTGTGTTTTGGAACTCAATGATCTCAAGATATGCACAACATGGGCAAGCTGAAGAAGCCCTAAAGATTTTTCAGCTGATGCATGACGAGGAAATTGAACCAAACTATGTCACATTTGTTGGTGTGCTATCAGCATGCAGCCATGCAGGGCTTGTTGAGGAAGGGCTGCATCATTTCTATTCTATGAGAGACAAATATGGGGTTGTACCAGGAATTGAACATTATGCTTCTGTTGTTAGTCTCTTGGGTAGATCAGGAAAGGTGCACGAGGCTAAGGAATTTATCGAGCAAATGCCAATTGCGCCAGCTGCAATTATTTGGAGGAGCTTGCTTAGTGCCTGTCAAGTGTCTGGTGATGTCGAATTGGGAAAGTATGCAGCTGAAATGGCGATATCAGCAAACCCCAAAGACAGTGGACCTTATGTGTTATTATCAAATATCTTTGCTTCCAAGGGAATGTGGGTCGATGCGGAGAAGGTTAGGAAGGGAATGGATTGCAGTTTGGCATCAAAAGAACCAGGATATAGTTGGATCGAAGTGATGAAGGAGGTACATGTGTTCATCGCAAGAGGTAGGGAGCACCGGCAAGCAGACTTGATCTACTTCATGTTGGATGGGCTAACAAAACTCATCAAAGATTTTGGATATGTACCGGATAtcaccctactgtcgaccaatgaTGGAAATGATTAA